The following are from one region of the Helicobacteraceae bacterium genome:
- a CDS encoding HU family DNA-binding protein: protein MAGGKTLTKPEFVAKVAEAAKLSKVDAEKALNATLETIIGTLKKGDSVQFVGFGSFEVRTRAARTGINPKTKKEIKIPSKKAVAFKAGKKFKEAV from the coding sequence ATGGCAGGCGGCAAGACATTGACCAAGCCAGAATTTGTAGCTAAAGTAGCCGAGGCGGCTAAACTTAGCAAAGTGGACGCTGAAAAAGCGCTTAACGCAACGTTGGAGACGATCATAGGCACGCTCAAAAAGGGCGATTCCGTTCAGTTCGTCGGCTTTGGCTCGTTTGAGGTTCGCACTCGCGCGGCGCGCACGGGTATCAACCCCAAAACCAAGAAAGAGATCAAGATCCCCTCTAAGAAAGCCGTAGCTTTCAAGGCGGGCAAGAAGTTCAAAGAGGCGGTATAA